From the Salvelinus alpinus chromosome 32, SLU_Salpinus.1, whole genome shotgun sequence genome, one window contains:
- the LOC139562506 gene encoding core histone macro-H2A.2-like isoform X1, with the protein MSARGGKKKSTKLSRSARAGVIFPVGRMMRYLRTGTHKYRIGMGAPVYMAAVIEYLAAEILELAGNAARDNKKGRITPRHIKLAVANDEELNQLLRGVTISNGGVLPRIHPELLSKKRGSRVKVDTQVTVPEKRAERVKSIKKPTTKKGKGKPGRKQRKNTENDKEAVVANSTVEDGPGDGFTILSAKSLFLGQKVSLNLSLTESEISKIGTIKVEGIINPTNAEMDLKEGVGSALEKAGGRDFLEAVKELRKAQGPLEVASVAVSQASGMPARFVIHCNIPQWGSEKCEDQLEKTVKACLSAAEEKKLKSVAFPSLPAGRNGFPKQTAAQLILKAISNHFVSATTSSLKNIYFVLFDSESIGIYLQEMAKLDAK; encoded by the exons ATGTCAGCCCGAGGAGGAAAGAAGAAGAGCACCAAACTGTCCCGCTCCGCCAGAGCAGGGGTCATCTTTCCTGTGGGGAGGATGATGAGGTATCTACGCACAGGGACGCACAAGTACCGCATCGGCATGGGGGCACCCGTCTACATGGCAGCCGTCATAGAGTACCTGGCAG CTGAGATTTTGGAGTTGGCAGGGAATGCAGCAAGGGACAACAAAAAAGGCAGAATAACTCCTCGGCACATTAAACTGGCTGTCGCCAACGATGAGGAGCTCAACCAG CTTCTCAGAGGAGTGACCATATCAAACGGAGGGGTCCTGCCTCGCATCCACCCTGAGCTGCTGTCCAAGAAGAGGGGCAGCCGAGTGAAAGTGGACACTCAGGTGACTGTGCCAGAGAAGAGGGCGGAACGCGTCAAGAGCATCAAGAAACCTACCACCAAAAAAGGCAAAGGCAAACCAGGCCGAAAGCAGAGG AAAAACACGGAAAACGACAAAGAGGCTGTTGTAGCTAACTCAACAGTGGAAGATGGGCCAGGTGATGGATTCACTATCCTCTCAGCGAAAAGCCTGTTCCTTGGACAAAAGGTATCATTAAAT CTTTCACTAACAGAGAGTGAAATTAGCAAAATTGGAACCATCAAGGTGGAGGGAATCATCAACCCCACAAATGCAGAGATGGACCTCAAAGAGGGAGTGG GCAGTGCCCTGGAGAAGGCAGGGGGGCGAGACTTCTTGGAGGCAGTGAAAGAACTGCGGAAAGCACAGGGACCTTTGGAGGTAGCATCAG TTGCGGTGAGCCAGGCCAGTGGGATGCCAGCTCGTTTTGTCATCCACTGTAACATCCCTCAATGGGGCTCAGAGAAGTGTGAGGACCAGCTGGAGAAGACTGTCAAGGCCTgcctctctgctgcagaggagaagAAACTCAAGTCTGTTGCCTTCCCCTCACTTCCTGCTGGCCG GAATGGATTCCCAAAGCAAACAGCCGCCCAGCTGATCCTCAAGGCCATCTCCAACCATTTTGTCTCTGCGACGACCTCCTCCCTGAAAAACATTTACTTTGTACTGTTTGACAGCGAGAGCATCGGAATATACCTTCAGGAAATGGCCAAGCTGGATGCCAAGTGA
- the LOC139562506 gene encoding core histone macro-H2A.2-like isoform X2, which yields MSARGGKKKSTKLSRSARAGVIFPVGRMMRYLRTGTHKYRIGMGAPVYMAAVIEYLAAEILELAGNAARDNKKGRITPRHIKLAVANDEELNQLLRGVTISNGGVLPRIHPELLSKKRGSRVKVDTQVTVPEKRAERVKSIKKPTTKKGKGKPGRKQRKNTENDKEAVVANSTVEDGPGDGFTILSAKSLFLGQKLSLTESEISKIGTIKVEGIINPTNAEMDLKEGVGSALEKAGGRDFLEAVKELRKAQGPLEVASVAVSQASGMPARFVIHCNIPQWGSEKCEDQLEKTVKACLSAAEEKKLKSVAFPSLPAGRNGFPKQTAAQLILKAISNHFVSATTSSLKNIYFVLFDSESIGIYLQEMAKLDAK from the exons ATGTCAGCCCGAGGAGGAAAGAAGAAGAGCACCAAACTGTCCCGCTCCGCCAGAGCAGGGGTCATCTTTCCTGTGGGGAGGATGATGAGGTATCTACGCACAGGGACGCACAAGTACCGCATCGGCATGGGGGCACCCGTCTACATGGCAGCCGTCATAGAGTACCTGGCAG CTGAGATTTTGGAGTTGGCAGGGAATGCAGCAAGGGACAACAAAAAAGGCAGAATAACTCCTCGGCACATTAAACTGGCTGTCGCCAACGATGAGGAGCTCAACCAG CTTCTCAGAGGAGTGACCATATCAAACGGAGGGGTCCTGCCTCGCATCCACCCTGAGCTGCTGTCCAAGAAGAGGGGCAGCCGAGTGAAAGTGGACACTCAGGTGACTGTGCCAGAGAAGAGGGCGGAACGCGTCAAGAGCATCAAGAAACCTACCACCAAAAAAGGCAAAGGCAAACCAGGCCGAAAGCAGAGG AAAAACACGGAAAACGACAAAGAGGCTGTTGTAGCTAACTCAACAGTGGAAGATGGGCCAGGTGATGGATTCACTATCCTCTCAGCGAAAAGCCTGTTCCTTGGACAAAAG CTTTCACTAACAGAGAGTGAAATTAGCAAAATTGGAACCATCAAGGTGGAGGGAATCATCAACCCCACAAATGCAGAGATGGACCTCAAAGAGGGAGTGG GCAGTGCCCTGGAGAAGGCAGGGGGGCGAGACTTCTTGGAGGCAGTGAAAGAACTGCGGAAAGCACAGGGACCTTTGGAGGTAGCATCAG TTGCGGTGAGCCAGGCCAGTGGGATGCCAGCTCGTTTTGTCATCCACTGTAACATCCCTCAATGGGGCTCAGAGAAGTGTGAGGACCAGCTGGAGAAGACTGTCAAGGCCTgcctctctgctgcagaggagaagAAACTCAAGTCTGTTGCCTTCCCCTCACTTCCTGCTGGCCG GAATGGATTCCCAAAGCAAACAGCCGCCCAGCTGATCCTCAAGGCCATCTCCAACCATTTTGTCTCTGCGACGACCTCCTCCCTGAAAAACATTTACTTTGTACTGTTTGACAGCGAGAGCATCGGAATATACCTTCAGGAAATGGCCAAGCTGGATGCCAAGTGA